The Primulina huaijiensis isolate GDHJ02 chromosome 17, ASM1229523v2, whole genome shotgun sequence genome window below encodes:
- the LOC140962648 gene encoding uncharacterized protein, whose translation MDTSLANAVLRPSVLDGTNYGLWNVKIRYYIKSIDERAWQRVINGWTPPKKQDEDGDSLIKLENDWTADEVQSSNHNSKALNAIFFSVDMNMFTLITNCTSAKDAWETLQKHCEGSESVRRTKLRMLTSRFENLRMEETETITDYDRRLREIANEAFSLGDPILNERLVSKVLRSLPERFNIKICAIDEAKDTTSMALEELMSSLRTFEINMYMQKKDKGKTIAFQVSNDSYDDLLQISKEVNESDLCEDSIAYITKKFGDYLKRIRYKKAGQSSKFPSLPAPERSQKLPAKQQFQPRDEGKGQYNSNRYDSVQCRGCKGFGHYANKCANRLRKNKCYNVSLSDKESDAEEKPTEEENHTSLTALLTERRWLQVNPLGVALGVATPGRNICEKSICLKFKTSGNSSADDDLEADDEEITLESVQKLYEELFEDWTKRNKLNSTLMKENTDLKAVVAKLEVILSKKDLELCKTKDELQKATETLSKFNKSTSKLESILLMGRDDKKSLGFKRQPAAPIPKKRKRRYVCHYCFKPGHIRPYCFKLLDDCMYRKSSQMLPRMLSNISRNTSYHRPTVTQIWVQKVKTHCNVVYTSLKTNTAGHWYFDSGSSRNMTGSREYLIDYVDQKCGRVTYGGGAKGKIVGKGTLNVEGLPKLHNVLHVEGLNSNLISISQLCDDNLHVKFDKHTCEVFDEANICIMTDLKNKTVEDDVEDLLENQIPLKNTDVAPDAAISGTTCDTEVTELQENANSDDETVDDGPSIPIKIQKNHPSSQIIGGMREEVQTRKKDKIDYRKMVGLVCMSTMYSQVRFSCFVSQLEPKNVDEALKDEFWINAMHDELEEFIRNDVWTLVPCPDHGNIIGTKWIFKNKTDESGNIIRNKARLVSQGYTHVEGVDFDETFEPVARIESIRLLLAIACFMKIKLFQMDVKSAFLNGILCEEIYVRQPKGFEDPHNIDHVYKLKKALYGLKQAPRAWYGRLTEYLLEIGFKRGEHANDFVECMSTTFEMSMVGELHFFLGLQIKQMHDGIFLFQSKYAKNLIKKFANENTQHMKTPMGSNEKLSKDDAAENADNTLYRSIIGSLFWKWLHSTFVDESNDRRLWIKE comes from the exons ATGGACACATCACTTGCCAATGCAGTACTTCGACCTTCGGTCCTCGATGGAACTAACTACGGCTTATGGAATGTAAAAATAAGGTACTACATAAAATCCATAGATGAAAGAGCATGGCAACGTGTCATCAATGGATGGACTCCACCCAAGAAGCAAGACGAAGACGGAGACAGCCTGATAAAACTAGAAAATGACTGGACTGCTGATGAAGTACAAAGTTCGAATCACAACTCAAAAGCACTGAATGCGATCTTCTTTTCTGTGGACATGAACATGTTCACCTTGATTACGAACTGCACTTCTGCCAAGGATGCATGGGAAACTCTTCAAAAGCATTGTGAAGGCTCGGAAAGTGTGAGGAGGACAAAGTTGAGAATGCTCACCTCAAGGTTCGAGAACCTGAGAATGGAAGAAACCGAAACTATAACAGATTATGATCGACGTCTCAGGGAGATTGCGAATGAAGCTTTCAGTCTAGGTGATCCCATATTGAATGAAAGGTTGGTCAGCAAAGTTCTCCGATCCCTGCCCGAGaggtttaacataaaaatatgtgCAATTGATGAAGCTAAAGACACAACTTCAATGGCACTGGAAGAATTGATGAGTTCACTCCGCACCTTTGAAATAAACATGTACATGCAGAAGAAAGACAAGGGAAAGACTATAGCATTTCAAGTCTCTAATGACTCCTATGATGACCTTCTTCAAATATCCAAAGAAGTTAACGAATCCGACCTTTGTGAGGATTCCATCGCTTATATCACAAAGAAATTCGGGGATTATTTGAAAAGAATCAGATATAAGAAAGCTGGACAATCCTCAAAATTTCCAAGTCTTCCTGCACCTGAAAGGTCACAAAAGCTCCCTGCGAAGCAACAGTTTCAACCAAGGGATGAAGGCAAGGGACAATACAATTCCAACAGGTATGATTCAGTGCAGTGTAGGGGATGTAAAGGCTTCGGTCACTATGCCAATAAATGTGCCAACAGATTGAGAAAAAATAAATGCTACAATGTTTCCCTAAGCGATAAAGAATCTGATGCAGAGGAAAAACCTACCGAGGAAGAAAATCATACCTCCCTGACTGCATTATTGACAGAAAGACGCTGGCTGCAGGTGAATCCTTTAGGTGTTGCCCTAGGTGTTGCCACACCTGGCCGCAACATCTGCGAAAAATCAATCtgtttaaaattcaaaacttctGGAAACTCAAGTGCggatgatgatttggaagctgatGATGAAGAAATCACTCTTGAGAGTGTACAAAAGCTATATGAAGAGCTGTTTGAAGATTGGACCAAAAGAAACAAGCTGAATTCTACTCTTATGAAGGAAAACACTGATCTAAAAGCTGTGGTTGCCAAACTTGAAGTAATTCTGAGCAAAAAGGATTTGGAACTATGCAAGACTAAGGATGAGCTTcaaaaggcaactgaaaccTTGTCCAAGTTCAATAAGAGCACATCAAAACTTGAAtccatacttttgatgggaagagatgacaagaaaAGCTTAGGCTTCAAAAGACAACCTGCTGCACCTATTCCAAAAAAGAGAAAACGCAGGTATGTATGTCATTACTGCTTTAAGCCTGGTCATATCAGGCCCTATTGTTTTAAGCTCTTGGATGACTGCATGTATCGAAAGTCAAGTCAGATGTTGCCCCGAATGTTATCCAACATTTCCCGCAACACCTCCTACCACCGACCTACAGTAACACAAATTTGGGTACAAAAGGTAAAAACTCACTGTAATGTTGTCTATACTTCATTGAAAACTAACACTGCAGGTCATTGgtactttgatagtggaagctcacgcAACATGACGGGATCACGAGAATATCTCATCGATTATGTTGATCAAAAATGTGGTAGAGTAACCTATGGAGGAGGAGCTAAAGGAAAGATTGTTGGAAAGGGAACCTTGAATGTTGAAGGACTACCAAAGCtccacaatgtgcttcatgttgaaggattaaattcaaatttgataagcaTAAGCCAATTGTGTGATGATAATTTGCATGTGAAGTTTGATAAACATACCtgtgaagtttttgatgaaGCTAATATATGCATTATGACAG ATCTCAAGAATAAAACTGTTGAAGATGATGTTGAAGACCTTCTGGAAAATCAAATACCACTGAAAAATACAGATGTTGCCCCAGATGCTGCAATATCTGGTACAACATGTGACACTGAAGTCACCGAATTACAAGAAAATGCTAACAGCGATGATGAGACAGTAGATGATGGACCAAGTATTCCAATCAAAATCCAAAAGAACCATCCATCATCTCAAATCATTGGAGGGATGCGTGAAGAAGTTCAAACCCGAAAGAAAGACAAAATTGACTATCGAAAAATGGTTGGACTAGTGTGCATGAGTACCATGTACTCACAGGTCAGATTTTCATGCTTTGTATCTCAACTTGAACCCAAAAATGTAGATGAAGCACTAAAAGATGAGTTCTGGATCAATGCTATGCATGATGAGCTTGAAGAGTTTATTCGAAATGATGTTTGGACTTTGGTTCCATGCCCTGATCATGGCAATATAATTGgaacaaaatggatttttaaaaataaaactgatgagTCAGGGAACATCATTCGAAACAAAGCAAGGTTGGTTTCTCAAGGGTACACACATGTTGAAggggttgattttgatgagacctttgAACCTGTTGCCCGCATTGAGTCAATCCGACTTCTGCTAGCCATTGCATGctttatgaaaatcaaattgtttcaaatggatgttaaaagtGCATTTTTGAATGGTATCTTGTGTGAAGAAATATATGTTAGACAGCCTAAAGGATTCGAAGATCCACATAATATTGATCACGTGTACAAGTTAAAAAAGGCTCTCTATGGCTTGAAGCAAGCACCTCGTGCTTGGTATGGCAGACTGACTGAATACTTACTCGAAATTGGATTCAAAAGAGGTGAG CATGCtaatgattttgttgaatgcATGTCTACTACATTTGAAATGAGTATGGTTGGTGAATTACATTTCTTTCTTGGCTTACAAATCAAACAAATGCATGATGGCATCTTTTTGTTCCAAAGTAAGTACGCCAAAAATCTGATAAAGAAATTTGCTAATGAGAACACCCAGCACATGAAGACACCTATGGgctcaaatgaaaaattatccaaagacGATGCTGCCGAAAATGCTGACAACACCCTATATCGCAGCATCATAGGAAGTCTCTT CTGGAAGTGGTTGCACTCAACTTTtgtggatgaatcaaatgatagAAGATTATGGATTAAAGAGTGA